In the genome of Arachis stenosperma cultivar V10309 chromosome 2, arast.V10309.gnm1.PFL2, whole genome shotgun sequence, the window tatcaaaatattctaattccaatacaaaacaaaccgtcaaattggggtttgtcaacctccccacacttaaaccttagcatgtcctcatgctaaaataagaaggaactaagggtcaTGACatttgaatgcaactaaactacatgaatcctatctaagtgcaattatctaagcaaatggaaatgcttagttcaaacaaattaattcccaagagagcatgtttaagcacaagagctaggcaataggaattaagtccaaaccacaattgtattgaattatcaaaaagagttcaaacttgcaagaatatagataatatgggtgaatacatgtgattgaacttttgaaccctcaccggatgtgtatccgctctattcactcaagtgtttaagggttaattcactcagttctcttctaatcatgttttccaaaatttgattttcttctaacaatcaacacttatttaatgcatgcatacattcatcatgaggtctttcatttaggttgtaatggggttagggtcaaggtaggatcatttatggttaagtggactaggattgaatctttgattaacatagactttcccacctaactatataatgacctatacaattaagcactaatctaactacccattcttcactttttcacatactcatgtattccttttttaatttcacaacacctatgcattgattcctttttattgacttcactttgggcattttgtcccttctttattgtgttattattatttttttcttttccttttttttttcatcatcatttttccatttttttttcttttctttttttctttttcatcattctttttttttatatattttcctctcttttttttttctttcaaactaaatataagaacatcaatgcataaggtctctaCATTCAATTTACACATGAATATGtgcccaattcctaaacataaaagtgtactaccccttttatcccatccaatgttcccaagcctcaccaaacttgaataataaacactctcactagcctaggctaatcaaagatccaaacaaggacttttcattggttttccgccttgggcttgtaatgagctaaattgagaataagttggttaagcataggctcaaaattggctaatcaaaggaatataaaagggttggctatttgggtaagtggctaatgaagtgatggcctcaatcatataaatgcataaatacaagaaataaatggatatatagaatcaagcaaatcaaggattataatcatagaaagagaacaatttcacacaagaatggaaaataagtggttataaaatgtaaccacatcaataggctcaagtctcacaagcttgtgttctcaattcaatacatgcttcacaaggtatgaattcaagcaagtttcaccaaaaattttctttcaatcaattgggttaatgccccttttttaaacttcttgaaaaaaatctcaatgtttgactaagcattgttgtgattgaaaaatccaaaatttttcttagttcacccttccctttttcactcaaaatcaatatgttatgcaaaaagggtggctaagtatttgcaattcaaagtatgatttctaatcacaatctcaactaaaaaaataaagatatgcaaaatgtataaagaaaaatctaactaaaagtaCGGAATCCATCATcaaaaacatctaaaaatatccaaacatcaaaatatctaaaatccgaaataggcaataaaagtatccaaaataactagaaatgcatcaaaatatgtacaaaaatgtgcaaaataagatactaggctgaaaagttcaccggttcccaaataatgctaccggtgccctccccacacttaaaaccaagcatcgtcctcgatgctaaaccggaggatcagtgggaggtGCAACGATAGGCGCTGGCTCTGACTGTGACTGCGGGACCAGCTCCTCCTGAGTCTGTGGTGGCTCTGTAGTGTCAGGGGCATCCTGCTGAGCCGGTGCCTCtgcatcctcctcctgatgatcctgctcatcggaggccggagagTCGGGAAGCAGAGGTAGCTCAGCACCCAAAGAAATAAGAgcctggtccatccgatctAAACGGCGTCTAACATGGCATCGCTCTCGCTCTAAGAATCTGAAAAGACGCTGGACCAGGAGATAGGTAGGCTCAGGGGTTGCTGGAGGATCTGTAGATGATGAAGGAGCTGCTGTGGAGGATGATGGGGCAGCTGTAGGGGCTGATGGTGAAGGTGTCCCAATGACAGCTCTAGCCCGAGAACGGCGTCTAGCGAGTGGTCTCTCatgcacccaaccaccccagggAATAGTAACCTCCCTGTCATCAGCATCAGGGGGTGGTGGCCGCACATCATCGTCCAGCCATGGGACCTCAGCTAGggccgccatactcgtgaccaagGTAGGAAATGggagtaggccacgaatatgcgcccgccacataCACTGTCGGATAAGCCTAGGGAAAGAGACCTCCTTCCCCTCCATAACACACCCAATCAGCAGGAGCATCTCCATAGGGATCTCAGAAAAGTGGGTGGTGGGTAGGACATATCAAGCGaatatcatctgccaagtcttggcctcaCGAGTCAGATGAGTAAATAGCATCCCTTTCGGCTTGGTGTTGTTGGCATCCATAACCCATGTGGCATCTGGTATCCCAATAACAGTCCTGAGTGCCTCATAATCAAAAGTCATGCTGTGTATGGCTAActcagcctgctgatgggcacacaGCTCATCGGGGACATGGCGGCACTGTAGCGCCTCCTCAATAGCAGTCTCAGTAATCATAATCTCCCTACCCCTCACCTGAACCGAATCCAAAGTTGGGCGAaagaagttgcagtagaattccttcacccaagataTATTGATATCACCCAATTCCCGGTCAACAAAGTCAATGCCCAAATCAAGGATCCGACCGGTAATGGACCGTCTCACATCATTAGGTAGAAGTAACTTCTTCTCAATGTTTAGCTTTGTGGTTCGATATCTAGAAAACTGGAGCTCACAGTATAGGTTGGGGAATTTGTCCGGGTTGGTGGAAGGCAATAACtggttttctttttcctcatcATTTAATGGGTTCTTAGCATAATGCTTGTAGATGGAAGGAATGGAAGGGGTAGAGTGTTTTCTCTTCTTGGAGGCAGTGGCTATGGCTTtgcctttatccgacatcctgaaaaaaatatgatagaatatataaaacatttagCATGTGACAAAGAAGGCATGTTCAGGATACAATGAACAAAGAGCAATCATGATGTTGCAATGAATATGCAAAAGTGAACaattaaaccaaaaaaaaaatacaaacttCATTAAGGTCAACAACTCATCTTCAAAAGGCAATAGTACCATCATATGATTGAAAGAATTGTTAAAGGGGGTTAAAGGTGAGTGGAAGTTAGatggttaaagaaattagtGGGTTAGGAGAGTAGATTAGTGATATGATGATATTTATGCGCAATGAAAAGGAAAGTTGTGGTTCATGTTCACAAAGATTGTGCAAATCCGGGAAGTCAAAAAGGAAACGAAATTTTGCCCAAAATTGAATTAAAGACCAAAATGAACTAATTTCCTTGAAAatcgggcagcattccggcttaaaattggacatTCCCGGATAGCAAATTAGCACAATTAGCACAGAAACAACATCAAACAAGCACAGTAGCAGTGGCATAGTATTCAGGCAACAAGAAATGCATAAGAACAGTCCAAAAGCAGCATACAACTTCCAAATAAACAGACAGCAAGTAAGCACatacggagcacttatcaggcctagaatcctctatccagccctagctacctaaccgcaattatttctatctaaCCTAACATGCAAAGTTCTAAgtctaactaactaacatgcaattaCAGTAATTAGACATAAACGAACAGTAAAAAGGGAAAACAGAAAAAGACAACAAAAAtggagcaggaacctgggagTAGAGAAGAACTAAGAATGGAGAGAAAACTGGGGAGTGGAATAGGGCCAGGAGCTGCGCCGCCGTGGACGGTGGCCGGAAAGATGAGCGGCGGCGGGGGTGATTGGAAGAATGAGGAACTGAGGGGAGGTCGGTGACGTGAAAGAGGGTAGTGATAGAAGAATGTGAAGGAGGGGTAGAGATGGAGCGAGCCGCCGGCAGTGGTGACAGTGTGGCGGCGGAGATGGTGGCGCGGTGGTGGTTGGTGTTCGGGCGGAGGCGGATGGACGAGAGAGAGAATGTGGTGAGTGGTgatgaaagagagagagaaaaagaaaggaggcGGTGGAGATGGTGGACCGACGGTGGTGGCTGTCGCTGCTGCCGCGGCGGTATGGAGGttgagaggaggaagaagaagatggaggttGGGGGGGAAAAGGGTCGCGCGACTGCGCAGTGTGCTACGCGTGCTAGGGTTATCCTTATTTtgaatcgacgcgcgcgcgcaccctGCGCGTCCGCGTCCATTGATGAAACCGGGTgcctacgcgtgcgcgtacaacGCGCTTAAGCGTATGTGAGCAAGATGggaagggacgcgtgcgcgtacagtgcgcgcacgcgtgcgtggagttgggctaggggcttagagttggcccaactcaggcctaactctctggagaatGGCCTGGAAGTCGCGCAAtcagatcggcgcgcacgcggcatgtacgcgtccgcgcgcATCGAGAGGAATGGAGATCTACGCGTGAGCGTGCAGTGCGCTCTAGCGTGGGTGGCAGAATAGgtatgggcgcgtgcgcgtacagcgcgTGCACGCGTACAATAgattgggcctgaggcttagagtgggcttgaggcacgcccaactctcgggtccgTGGCTTAGTTAGGTGGCAGCACGCAAGGGCGCGCGCGCGgcatgtgcgcgtccgcgtacatgTGGAATTGTGAAGTGGCGCGTTAGCGTGATGCGTGCGCTCACGCAGATCGAGTTGGGCCTGGGGCCTAAAGCTAGCCCAGAAATGGCGCAACTCTCTGGGGTTTGGTTCACTCAATTGCAGCAGTAAATCGGCGCGgacgcggcatgtacgcgtccgcgtgaacGTCCATGTTCTTAAAaacggcgcgcacgcacgttgtgcgcgtacgcgtgtaTTGTGTTGGGCTTAAGGCATAATGTTTGCCCAAGGGAAGCCCAACTCTCGGGTGTGTGGCTCATGGTGCATCCACacaaggacgcgtgcgcgtacatggtgCGCTCGCGTCCACCCccctttttttcttctctttttttttttcagaaaacaaattgctgggtgctcccctttagtgttcacaactcttattcactcaaccatcatacaattcacaaaaatacaatttttgatattattcatctactactaaacacaacatgcatgtgactaagctaacaattaagttgtacaaacaaatttgtatgaaacatctacctacaatggcaactcaaatcacttattaagtaaatttagaagagtggaaagagtttaccatggtggggtgtctcccacctagcacttttagtttaagtccttaagttggacattttgagaagctccttgtcatggtggcttatgcttgtactcatccttgaatctccaaggatctttgctcctcaattggttgacagagtTTCCAACCATTTTTATTAAGCTTGGGCAGAGTTCTACCCAAAATACGAGTCCCCATATTCggtcttcacatagcgaaccgggatcccatatcttattttcgcatccatccgttagttgagtttcatgattttgACGGATGGGTGGATGGCATAAATGTGGTTGACACATAGAATCCTCTTTActccaccaatgcttccttctagaTTCATACAAAGTGATCCTTGTCCCAACATCATCCCTATACTTTGAGACCTTGACCTTGATGAGCTTAACACCtactttccaaccactacacaactcattcttacttttaatcccacaaagagttctaagttgaccatcattttcaatcaaaccatattcaagtgagaaattaaagcttagggatagagattttacccacttaaatgttgtattggatggcaATTTGGGAAGAgaggcttccccacacttagacaatgcaaggtccacttccttgtgctcttctttgattgtttccacctcttcacaattttcttcaatttcaacctcatcgtctttgttacgtggcttggtgttatcttcaagaacttcatcttgtctAGTGAGAGgcgattcaattttggatagaagtgtattgatgaatgagttcatctcttgatcaaccttttCATATTCTTcgatttcaatatacaccatgccgtTTTCGTTTTCTTTGGGAGGTTGGGCACACTCTTTTATAGTTTCAACTTCATGTCCGATGGGAGAAGGTTCCACTATAGAGAGGaattcactacaagaaaaaaggcctatggccacgcttttttttgctacgctttaaaagcgtggccaaaagtAGGCTATGGCCACGCTTATGTGTGGGTGGCGTTTGAATAGAGAttttgccacgcttttttttgctacgctttaaaagcgtgccgaaatctctctatggccacgcttttatgaGGGTGGCAGTTGATGTGAGATTTAACCACGTTTTTTTCTGCCACGCTTATAAAGCGTAGCCATAGAGAGATTTcggcacgcttttaaagcgtagcAATAGGGATTTGTTATTGTGGTGTTTTAGAAGCGTAGCCGTTTCCTATAAGCCTTTTggcacgcttcaaaagcgtggccaaaaggttccctcagaaaaaaaaaattaaagaagctcGAATTAACAAAAACGCTCCAGATAGCTAGAGATAGATCAATTCTTCGTGATTCTAACACTTAGAGAAAAAAAGCTAACTCCTTCTGCCCTAACTCCTCTTTCGAAAGCCCCAATGGCAACCACCAATCTCCTCCTTCTTTGTGCCTCACCGCTTCCCCCTCCGAAACCACCAACCACCAATTTTTTCGCCTTAACCCTTCTTCAAAAGCCCTAACCCCCGCGACGACAACACTCCAACGAAGAACGACGAAGCCCTCCCTTCCGCACTGCCGCCCGCTTCCTGGTTCTTCGCTTCCGTGAAGAACGATGAAGCCCTCCCTTCCGCGCTACCGCCCGCTTCCTGGTTCTTCGCTTCCGTGAAGAACGACGAAGCCCTCCCTTCCGCGCTGCCGCCCGCTTCCTGGTTCTTCGCTTCCGTGAAGAACGACGCTGCCGCTCCCTTCCTGCTTCTTCGCTTCCGTGAAGAACGACGAAGCCCTAACATCTGACGAGGTGGAAAAGCGCCATTTCCAGCTTCGAATAAGGCTGTAGGTTTCTCctgcttttgtttttctgcagTCAGATTCATGAGGATGACTCTAAGTTTTCagtcttttttttattgttcattGTTTTGATTCTCATGCATTTCTTCAGGAGAAGGTGAGGAACCCGTTAGTCGAGAACCATCCTAAGCAGTTCGGAATCAGAGGagcagaggaagaagaggttGAAGGCTCCACCAGCTTTGAACTAGTTCACCAAGACCCTTGACAAGAACCTAGGTGCGTAAATAAGTATCTCCATTTTGTTTCATTTGCCCTGTTTTATGTCTGTGTAATGCTTCAAGTGTAGTAACATTTCCCTCTTATGGCAATTAGATGATGCTTCTGATcactttatttttctatctaaCTGCATTTAACTTCCTCTTTGCAATTTCACCTTTTGGAAATGATATCAGTTTCAAAAAAGGAAAGGGAAGCTTGAAAGCTAAACATGTATATGGTGAATGTTTTGAAGTTGTAGCTTCATTTTCTGAGAGAAAGAGTGCATCCTGTTGATCTTGTTGGTGGTGTTGTTTGACTGAAATTTTAAGAATGTAATAGACTTCTCAAAGTTTTATAAAAACTATTTTCACTATTTTTGGATGTCTAGATTGAGAGCAGAAATTTATGAAAATTATTGCCATTTCTACAATAAATACTGTCGAATTCGGTTCAAACTCTAAATGATCATTTTGAGTTTTAGAGACTTCTAACTCTTATTAACTCTTGATTCTACCTTATTTTAGTTACTTAAACTTGTCTAGCTTAGTGTCACCCGCCCCAAGAGCTAAGCTCTTGCCATTATCAAAAgctaaacatatatatattagtttCACTATGATGCATTATTCTTTCATTACTTATATGCCAAATCTTTAGTGTGTTTGATGTATTATCTTGCTGTCACTTTAAATAAGAATTGAACGCATATAGAGTTATTAGTCAAGAGCATTTTTTTCTACTTTATTAACTCATTTGGGTATTAATTACTGCAGCTTAATAATGATTTTATACTGGCTCACTGTATCTTCATTTTGGTTATTTTAAATTGGTTTCTGTGATAGTTACTATAGGTTCATTTGAGCTATCATGTCCTATGTTCATGTGTGTAAGTTTAGGTTTCTGCACCAAACATGAGTTCATGGTCATATGTTTTCATTGTGTTTTGCTTTATTTGACTGAGTCTTAGTAGAAATGAAGCAGGAATGCACCATTTGGAAAAGAAAGGGCACTGGTTTCAAACCCAATACATAAGACCATCTGAaatttgaaaaggaaaataacaCATAAAATTTGAGTTTGTTTTAAAGTTGGGAACAATTTGTTATGCTTAAGAAAGGGAATCAAGTGCGGGTGGGATTATATAATGTGAAGTAAGTGTTCAAAAGACCTCTTTGCCTCAGAATGCAATATACTGTGGCTTACTCTCCTTCTAGCATTAGATACCTAGCAACAGTAGCAGAAAATTAAAGGTCACTTATAATTTTTTGTGCATAAGCAACCAAGATCAAGATCAGccaaaagattttaaaattctgCATTGGAATCAGGGTTGTGTAGAGctgatttatattttatttctgcAGGGGAAGCTATTTTGTTcctaattttgtttatttttctattttatgtCAGTAGAAGAGTTAGAATGAGTGCGAAAATGGTGTTTCTTATGAATGATTGAGCTTCTTTTATTTTCCCAGCTGTTAAGACAAGAAGTTAAAATAAATGAACATGAAAATTTAGTTTCCAAGTTTATTTGCTTTTAGTTTTTGGATGTTTACTACCCTTGTTTTTTGgtagtttttcttgtttctcaCTCTGGTCTCATTTGTTTCAGTTTCAACCAAGGCACCTAAACTAAAGCCAATAGCAGGTTTGTCAATTCCATTTTGTTGGATAAGAGAAACAAAGCCCTGGTTCTTGGTCTTTAATTGAGCCAAGTTCATTCAAAGTTAGAGGGAAAAACTGCTTTAGGTTGGTACAAAATACTTGTTTTTGTATACACACCATTTTGGGGGGATTAATGATTAACCTTTGGGTTATGATAACCCTCATGTTGAGGATATcatgaaaaaaacaaaatttttcattattgatagtGCTAGAATTCATTGTTGCTTGGACTTGGTTGGCAGGGACAAGAAGAAAGAATTTGCGCCAACCAATGCTGCTTTCTATTCCCTTGGAGCAGACCTCTTTCTGTCTCAACTAAAAACTGAACATATTGCGCGCTGTTTAGGAGTTCCTTCTATCAGCATACCTGGGGATGTTCCTTCTATTCTCATTGTAAATATTCAGGTAGCTGCATATTTCCTAGTCTAGATTGAACTTCAACTGAGAATTTCTTATCTTACATTATTGGGGTGCAAATTTTATGTTCGATATCTGAATATTAGTTTATTCACGTGTGTATATGCACGGCAATTTTTCATACTCTTGTATGATTTACCCTGAAATTGTGTGCTGTTCAAACTGCAGATTCAATTGTATCCTGCGACTGTCTTCCAAACCGTACCTACAAGGTAAAAATTAACTTCCAAAATTCAATCCTTGGTTTAAGATTTTTTTCCTTATAAACACACTTCTCTGAAttcttttatctttcttttatttctatctCATGGGTTAATCTATTTCCTTCCTATAGGATTTATTATATGTGCCATGCATAAGGCTTTCATGCTGATATGTTGTAATTTACTTTGGATAAATAGTAACAAATTTTTGTTTCTCAAATTCAGGGAGCAATCTCACAAATTCAATTTCTTCAAAGCTCTACCATTTGCACCACAAGACTCCAAGAAACTTGTTAATTTTTGCTATGTCTGTTGATGGTATTACCTCTTTTTTCTTCCTCCTTCCCTGTTTTCTGAATTTTGTAAAGGCTTTGGGAATTGATGCTACTGGTGTCTTTGTCTTGAATTATTGGATTATTATTACTAGATTTGGATACTAATTCTTGCCTATTGCCACTGTTCGTGCTTTTAATATTGAATTTTGTGAATTGGTGTATTTGGTTCGCTTGGTTTATGCTATTTGTTATTATCAGTATTAATGCACGCCAAGTGCTCTCTGATATGCCTCTTTGATATTCCTCTCTGGTTTATGCATGTTCACAATTCTGAATTCTTGTTTCTCTATCCAAgttcatatttatattttacatatacaTTACAATATAACAAGCTAAGCACTCTTTTTCTGTTCATGCATGGAAAAGCTTGTGGAATCTGTttaagcgtgattgaatagtataattaattaattaattaaataaacgCAAAACATTTAGGCATTTAGCTAACTAACAACTCTAGTTGCCTTCTGTCTAAGTAGTTTTCTTTTGTTGCTTTCATTGAGCTGTTGTTATGCtagtgtataaaatatataaaaaatatatatagttagtttttttttaaaatgttgaTGAATGAAAACtcttaacaaaaatataaatatgatcTGTTGTTGTATGTTTGAAATGGATAAAAATGGATCTGAAGCTAAGGGtatgaaattattttcaattcttttattttgctgCTCCTATGGTACTGCTTTGTTTATACTTTGGTTTCTTAAacttttaactatttttaacaGTTTCTTGCCATGCCACCGACATCACATATGATAGTTTGGGTTGTGGAGTTCTTATTCTTTTCATTCTGCATTTTCTGAATACTACTTGAAAATCTTTTTTACACTGCAGAATGTAGAAGAAAGTGAAGAAAGAGCACTACAGGTTTAACGCTCTGATTCTGAGTTGCTTGCTCATGTCTTTCCAAGGTGATTGCTGTGGTCAGAAAAAGAGAGTTGCATAATTTTTCATGCTTTGCTGTTTGTATTTGACGGAGTAATCTTTAATTAATACAATTATTCTTAGGTAgaagtttattattattatgattaccTTATGGCTTGAGAATGATTGTATTTAAAGTATACTTATCAGGAAACCTAAAATTAGATTATTGAAAAATCACAGCCCTAGATATACTTTAATCTCAGAGAAATTAAAGTTGAGACATACTTGccagttttaattcaaaattgaAATAGTACTAGTAATTCATAAAACAGTTTATATAACAGCgaaaaataattaagaaattTGTTAATTGCTGGTTGGTTGCCACAAATAATATCTTcaaatagtatatatatatatatatatatatatatatatatagaattgaAGGATGCTGAGGCTGAATTGAATATATGGGGGTGGTTATAatcctttttccttttatagtgcatataatttatatttcatATATTAGTTCCTAGGTCTGGACCAAGCTATATATTggattaatatatataaatatggcATTCTTTTAATGGATTATGGCCCACAATTTGTGCTAAATATATGTAAATGGAtgctattttaatttcaaatgtAATTTTCAAGCAGTTCATGCTGAGCAGTTAGACTAATGCTCCAAAGTTGCCAAGGGTTTACCTGCCCTTTTGGGGTTTTCTCCAGCCACTTCTTCGATTCCTACTTTCTAAATTCCcccatttttcaaatttctatgggtttttttttatgttttaaagtaagaaaaaaatttaattctcaAGAGCATTTTAATTTTATGCTTTCCAACGTGGTGAGGAAGATGAGGAGAGTGAATACGAGTACATGGAGGACTCTGATTCTGAAACATCTTGACATGTTTTCATGTAATGCTATTTTGGTAGAATTCTAAATGTCTCATTTGTTTTAGTTATTTTGCTTATTTAATTACTCGCTTATGTTGATTATGTTCATTTAATTATTcataaaataacatttttttcatTGCAACTCTTTTGTGTATGCAGAATGGAGAAAGGAGAGATCGCTAAAAGAAAGCGGATAAGTACCTTAGCacaaaaaatgaaagaaaaagtccaaaaaaaaagaatttctTTGAGGTTACACAAGTGAGGTCAAGTGCTGAATTGCTACAACAATACAatattaaaagagaaaagatCATGGCTGAAAATAAGAAGGCTAGCTTCCAAGCTCAAGACCcaaaagatcaaacaagaaaccAACCCATCACAATCGTGGAAGATGCCATTGAAGAGCAAGCTAGGactccaaaaaagaaaaagaaggtgCAACCAATGTCACTTTTTCAAGAATGTGAACATAATGGGAACGGGACAATGTCTCAAGCCGAAAAGACCTCCAAAACTGGGAATCAGAGGACTGTTGAAGCTGATACAATGGAACAAAATGATTTAAGTTCTGATGATGAGGGAGAAGATACAAGTGAGCTAACTGCAAGTTCAACGAAAAAAGGAATGAGTCTTGACATGTATTTTAAGATACATGGGATAAATTTggaagatgaagaagatgagGAAGATGAGGAAGATGAGCTTGATGATGCTGCAAATGATGAGGGTAATGGAGGACAAGCTAGTAATGAAGGTGCttttcttgttttaccttaTTGTCAAAATATAGCTTGTATTACTTCTAAGTTGATTTGAGTTTAAAATTCTGTTATTTTAATCGGACTTAGGCACAATAAAGAAGAAAACTCGTGGAAAGACTATGTGCAAAAAGCTTCATGCCACTGATTTTAATGATCGACGGGAGGTGGAATTTTTTGGAGGGCAGCCTATAGGTCCAACCAAGGAGGTTGTATCTAACCTCAACCAACTCTTGGGCACAACAGTTAGAAATCCTCGTTTTGTGACTTTGCTATATACTAGTTGGCATGGTGTGCCTAAAAACCTCAAAGAGGGCATGTGGGAGTATGCCAATGTATGTAAGAATTATAGATAATTTTGTTAAGATTTATTTGTTACTTTATTTATGCTAACCTTTGACATTCTAATTTGTTGTCTTGTTTAGCAAAAATTCATTCTTCCAATAACTTCAAAGCCGTGGGTAATGAACGAATTTTGTCGTGCATGGAAAAAATACAAAGGCGAAATAAAAAAGGAACATTTCTTGAAGTACAACACAAAGAAAGAAATGATAAAGAACCGACCGTTAGAGATCCCTGAGGTTCAATTTCGCAAACTAATTCGGTATTGGAGTCTTCCGACTGTTAAGGTAATATTGTCTTTTAGTTCTTTATGTGATTAAACTTGGTGTTTTGGAAAAAGGTAGtgtgattttgaaaaaacaagaaaacatgtTTATTAAGAATAATAACATCTCTTTTTCATGTTTATATTTAGGCTGTGTCTACTAAGAATGCTGAAAATAGGTCAAAGCAAACATGTCCTCACCGGATGGGTTCCACAAATTTTGGAATAGTGCGCAAGCA includes:
- the LOC130962810 gene encoding uncharacterized protein LOC130962810; protein product: MAENKKASFQAQDPKDQTRNQPITIVEDAIEEQARTPKKKKKVQPMSLFQECEHNGNGTMSQAEKTSKTGNQRTVEADTMEQNDLSSDDEGEDTSELTASSTKKGMSLDMYFKIHGINLEDEEDEEDEEDELDDAANDEGNGGQASNEGTIKKKTRGKTMCKKLHATDFNDRREVEFFGGQPIGPTKEVVSNLNQLLGTTVRNPRFVTLLYTSWHGVPKNLKEGMWEYANQKFILPITSKPWVMNEFCRAWKKYKGEIKKEHFLKYNTKKEMIKNRPLEIPEVQFRKLIRYWSLPTVKAVSTKNAENRSKQTCPHRMGSTNFGIVRKQLRDSKENSEEPSRVEVFIATRTSKKGKEIDAKTQSIIAELQTRIEAGENDEDAFIGVLGKDQPGRDEEIQQVKVEYNKVESLEKKMDGVCSLLKVLVHQVNPGMSEEEVAALVQAAQNSPLDASSSRPKNTPRSSESTHIPPKDTPEGINGSHGISHFA